The nucleotide window TTCGTCGCGGGCCTTGGCGGGAAGCAGGTCGGTACTTGCCCGCTTGACCGACTCGCGAATGCGGTCGGCGACGCGCAGCGCCGCGTGCTGGTCGATTTCCGGCAGGACCACCGCGAATTCCTCGCCGCCAAGTCGCACCGCGAAATCGCTCGGCAGCCGGATGCAATGCTGAATCGTGGTGGCGATGCGCTGCAGGACGGTGTCGCCGAACGGGTGTCCGTAGCGATCGTTTACCTGCTTGAAGAAATCGATGTCGATCAGCAGGACGGACAGGGGGATTGCGCGTTGTTGCACGCGGTCGGCCACCAGCCGAATGCGGTTGTCGAAGTAACGACGGTTATAGATGTGTGTCAGCGGATCGATGAAGACCTTCTCGACGAGATCGGTGTTGGTGAGCGCGAGCGACTGGTACTGACGCGTGATTTCCCACACGAGCGCGAGCGTGGCCACACCAGGCGAAGCCAGCGCGAGCAACCGCGCGGCATACCATTGATACGACGCCTCGCTCGGCGCCGTGAGCGAGAGCAGCAACTGGCACAGCGAAATGGTGACGACCACCCATACGAGCAGGAAAAGCTTGTGGGACAGGCGTGTCACTGCCGCCACGCGCCACCACAGGGCCACATACGTCGCGAAGAGCGCACCGAGCGCCAGTGTTTCGACATCGATGCCCGCGGCAAGATGCGGCGTGACCAGCGTGCGTCCGGCGCCGACGAGCGACAACGACACCACTATCCAGATGACGAGGACCGTTGCTCCGTAACGCGCCGCCTCCGTGTAGCCGGGGCGCGTATGCGGATCGCCGCGGGTGCGCGTGTAGCTTCGTACGCTGAGCATGACGTAAGCCGCGAAGCTGGCTTCGGCCATCAACCACAGCCAGAACGGCGCGCGCGTGACATGCGAGGCGATGCCCGCGAGCTGGTTCGCCAGCAGCACGCCTTCGGTGAACATGAACAGGCCGCGTAGCAAAAACGCGCATCCGAATTGCGCGAAGTAACGCTTGCCGTTGTAGAGGTATTGCACGCCGAGCAGGCATGCTGTCGACAGATTGAGAATGCCGCCGGCCGAGACGAGGAAGAAGGTCAGCAGCGGATTGACCGTGCCTTCGAGCGCACGCGTGAGGAACCCCGCGAGGGTGAGTGCGGCGCATGCGACCAGAATGGTGGTCGCGGCAATGCGATTGCCCTGTTCGGTACGGCTGATGGTACTTTTCATAATTGTTATTCGCCAATCAACGACCTCGTGCCTCGCGCACGATCGCGCTTTCCCAGCCTTCAACCCGCGCGTCGCGACTGGCCGCAAGGTCGTTGCCTCGCGTTACCGCCGCGTTTCCCCGATTTGCGCTAAATAGTTGAAAACTAAGATAAACCTCGGAGAATACACGAGTTTTTCGGCGTCCGCATCCGTTTCGAACGGCGAGTGGCCCTTTCCCGTTTCGGCCTCGTGGTCATGCGGATTTCGGCGCATTTCGAGGCGTGTCGGAACCCCTCGAAAGTGCGTCGGCATCCTGTCGGAAAATAATTCACTGCGGCACGGTGGACCGCTATGCGGAACCATGAAATTGAAGATTTCGGGACACAGGTGTGTCGCCGCGCGTCGATCCGCCCGAGGCCAGGCATCACGGGGGATTCGAGCGTGTGCTATTGATTCGGTGTCCGATTCATATGTGAAGATGGGGCGTGTAAGCGTGTGTAAATGCACCGGATCCCTCGCGAAAAGCGTGCTACGGGTTGGCATCGACGCACTATCTGTACTAGAATAAAAAAAGCCAATCGCCGAGATTGGCCAATAGAAACAAAAGCGTTGCCGGTGTTCCTCGTTGCGCCGGCGACCCGTTCCATCACGCAATGAGCTTGTGCAGTAAAACATTCGCGCGCTTTCAATAAGTGTGCACCGAGAGGCCCAGGCGCCCACGGCGTCGAAAGCTCGTCTCTCATGTCGCATTCGCGACGCCTGGTTCGTCACCGTTGTCTTTCACAGACCTTCGGAGCGAACACTTCACAATTCGCAAGGCAGCTATCAGTTGTCATGCTTGTTTGACCGCGTTGTCACGCGGGGCGATTGCTATTGCCTCGCGCCAGCGCTGCCAACCCATTCAAAGGGAGCATGAACGTGGCGAAGCAGTATCGCATTCTCTATCTGGCCGGCTTCGGACTGCTGGGCGTCGTCGCAGCAGTCGCCGGTCTGGTGTATTGGCTGGGCGTGGACGCGCTCGTCAAATACCGGGGCGACCTGGTGTACTACACCCAACAGCACCTGAAGCTCGTGGCGATATCGATGACGATGGCCATCGTCGTCGGCGTGCCGGCGGGGGTTCTGATCTCGCGGCCGATGTTCGAGAAGCATGCCGAGCGCGCCGTGCAGATTTTCAACATCGGCAATACGCTGCCCTCGCTCGCCGTACTGGCGCTGTCGATGGCGGTGCTGGGCATCGGCGATCGCCCCGCCATTCTGGCGTTGTGGCTGGCCTCGCTGCTGCCCATCGTGCGCAATGCGTACGAAGGGCTGCGGCAGGTGCCGCCCGCCTTGCGGGAATCGGCGCGCGGCATGGGCATGACCCCCGCCCAGGTGCTGTTTCGCGTCGACTTGCCCAACGCCATGCCGGTCATCGTCGGCGGCATTCGCACCGCGCTCGCGATCAACGTCGGCACCGCGCCGCTCGCCTTCCTGATCGGCGCGGACAGTCTGGGACAACTGATCTTCCCGGGCATCTATCTGAACGACCAGACCAAGCTGCTCCTCGGCGCCGCCGGGACCGCCTTGCTCGCGCTTGTGCTCGACGGCATCGTCGCCTTCGCGAGCGGTCTCTGGTTCGCACGTCACGGTGCGCCCGCGCGCTGAGACAAAGGAGACCTACCCCTATGCAACAGTCGAATTCCCAAATGCGCACGGGCGCGCTCTCGCGTTTGTGCTCGCGCTGGATGCGCCGCCTCGGCATGGCCTGCGTCGGGCTCGGCGTCATGGCCGCAAGCGCGACCGCCGGTGCCGCCACGCTGACCATCGGCGGCAAGAACTTCACCGAACAGTTGATCCTCTCGGAGATGACGGCCCAGTACCTGCGTAGCAAGGGCTACGACGTCGAACTCAAGAACGGCCTGGGCAGCGTGGTCATGCGCCAGGGCATGGAGAGCCATCAGCTCGACATCGTCTGGGAGTACACGGGCACGTCGCTGATCGTCTACAACAAGGTCACCGAGAAGCTTGACCCGCAGCAAACGTATGAACGCGTGAAGGCGCTCGACGGCAAGATCGGCCTCGTCTGGCTCAATCCGTCCACGCTGAACAACACTTACGCGTTCGCAATGCCGGGAAAGATCGCGCGCGAGGAAGGCGTGGAGACGGTGTCGCAGCTCGTTGAGAAGTTCCGTGCCGATCCGAAGATGCAGTTTGCGTTCGACATGGAGTTCGTCGGCCGCTCCGACGGACTGGAGCCGATGGAAAAGCTCTACGGCTTCCATCTCGAGCGCCGCAACATCAAGCAGATGGATCCGGGTCTGGTCTACACGGCGCTGAAGAACGAGCAGATCGACGCAGGTCTCGTTTATACGAGTGACGGCCGCAACAAGGGCTTCGATCTGAAGGTGCTTGCCGACGACAAGGGATTTTTCCCGGCATACGCCGCCACGCCCGTCGTGCGCCAGGAAGTGCTCGACGCCAACCCCAAACTCGCCGACGAACTCAACGCGCTGTCCGCGAAGATCAACGACGAGAACATGCGCGACATGAACGCGAAGGTCGACATCGACCATCAGGCCGTGTCGCGTGTGGCAAGCGACTTCCTCAAGCAGGAAGGCCTGGTGCAGTGACGCCGCACCGCATGCGCAACGACTGAGGAGTCCCATGATTGAATTTTTGACACATAACTGGCACCGCATCCTGACCCTCACGGGGCAGCATGCGTGGCTGGTGGCCGCTTCGGTAGGCGCGGCCATCGTGGTCGGCGTGCCGCTGGGCGTGCTGGTCACGCGCTTTCGCTGGCTCTCGGGCCTGGTGCTCGGGCTGGCGACGGTCGTGCTGACCATTCCCTCGATTGCCTTGTTCGGGCTCATGATCCCCGCACTGTCGGTCTACGGCATGGGCATCGGGCCGGCGCCGGCAGTCGCTGCCGTCTTCCTGTATTCGCTGCTGCCGATCATGCGCAACACGAGCCTCGCGCTGCGTCAGATCGAGCCGAGCATCCGCGAAGCGGGCATCGGCATCGGCATGACGTTCTGGCAGCGCCTGCGCCTGGTCGAACTGCCGCTGGCCGTGCCGGTGGTACTGGGCGGCGTGCGCACCGCCGTCGTGATGAATATCGGCGTGATGGCCATCGGCGCCATCGTCGGGGCCGGCGGTCTCGGGGTGTTGATCACCCAGGGGATCAGCCAGAGCGA belongs to Pandoraea pnomenusa and includes:
- a CDS encoding glycine betaine ABC transporter substrate-binding protein; translated protein: MRRLGMACVGLGVMAASATAGAATLTIGGKNFTEQLILSEMTAQYLRSKGYDVELKNGLGSVVMRQGMESHQLDIVWEYTGTSLIVYNKVTEKLDPQQTYERVKALDGKIGLVWLNPSTLNNTYAFAMPGKIAREEGVETVSQLVEKFRADPKMQFAFDMEFVGRSDGLEPMEKLYGFHLERRNIKQMDPGLVYTALKNEQIDAGLVYTSDGRNKGFDLKVLADDKGFFPAYAATPVVRQEVLDANPKLADELNALSAKINDENMRDMNAKVDIDHQAVSRVASDFLKQEGLVQ
- a CDS encoding GGDEF domain-containing protein, translating into MKSTISRTEQGNRIAATTILVACAALTLAGFLTRALEGTVNPLLTFFLVSAGGILNLSTACLLGVQYLYNGKRYFAQFGCAFLLRGLFMFTEGVLLANQLAGIASHVTRAPFWLWLMAEASFAAYVMLSVRSYTRTRGDPHTRPGYTEAARYGATVLVIWIVVSLSLVGAGRTLVTPHLAAGIDVETLALGALFATYVALWWRVAAVTRLSHKLFLLVWVVVTISLCQLLLSLTAPSEASYQWYAARLLALASPGVATLALVWEITRQYQSLALTNTDLVEKVFIDPLTHIYNRRYFDNRIRLVADRVQQRAIPLSVLLIDIDFFKQVNDRYGHPFGDTVLQRIATTIQHCIRLPSDFAVRLGGEEFAVVLPEIDQHAALRVADRIRESVKRASTDLLPAKARDEGEAITISVGIASWQPGEPLVISAMLEQADKALYQAKHKGRDQSVLGQQMAA
- a CDS encoding ABC transporter permease → MNVAKQYRILYLAGFGLLGVVAAVAGLVYWLGVDALVKYRGDLVYYTQQHLKLVAISMTMAIVVGVPAGVLISRPMFEKHAERAVQIFNIGNTLPSLAVLALSMAVLGIGDRPAILALWLASLLPIVRNAYEGLRQVPPALRESARGMGMTPAQVLFRVDLPNAMPVIVGGIRTALAINVGTAPLAFLIGADSLGQLIFPGIYLNDQTKLLLGAAGTALLALVLDGIVAFASGLWFARHGAPAR
- a CDS encoding ABC transporter permease encodes the protein MIEFLTHNWHRILTLTGQHAWLVAASVGAAIVVGVPLGVLVTRFRWLSGLVLGLATVVLTIPSIALFGLMIPALSVYGMGIGPAPAVAAVFLYSLLPIMRNTSLALRQIEPSIREAGIGIGMTFWQRLRLVELPLAVPVVLGGVRTAVVMNIGVMAIGAIVGAGGLGVLITQGISQSDTRQLVVGAVMVSLLAIVADTLLHRLQRVLTPKGIRTV